A region from the Sandaracinus amylolyticus genome encodes:
- a CDS encoding PilZ domain-containing protein yields the protein MPVDLLVELSNEGDDEVFEADAVDLGPGGIGLRAAVLPEVGQRLRCRFEVPGAIDACEAQGEVVWAADAGRWSGSFGVRFDGLDARAAEALEAIAPAPVEDPGTPEELRAPRVVKVRLDGVASAIEGEIASEDGESISIEQAMPFLQIGRGAEIDSGAAKVRAVLERVRLRVENGTPRLVLELAAESAPVEDEPASADATIQDEPLESLVARAKVEEEPLPDVSIERAPIERREASKKIVAPTKVRREREAPRVIAREEIATAEPEAADEEAPIVIKARAFAAQARPALASGWAKTKSFSALVVARSGPWLVRARDAIVAAWRTLTARIAQRAPRLAPMLGQPARRRTTSAPPVATAPQPVRRARGAAPVVETPVKGRARGMAIGAIAIVAVGLAVYGLASRPEAPSDEIDVHRPVDVPAALPATPTLAAPVTVPETYEPIAPPEPAAAAPTPGWDRAMPEPATAAGPIAAPSYPSIDDRREVVVPAEDEPATATTTTTGTRSMEFGAPSVERGRTTALRMSAPVQSIEGLADAGGFTVTVHGALSLDRAAPLAAANSAIERASIINRGDHCVLTIRFVTGRTPPYRVVANGSALEVTFGR from the coding sequence ATGCCGGTCGACCTTCTCGTCGAGCTCTCGAACGAGGGCGACGACGAGGTGTTCGAGGCGGACGCGGTCGACCTCGGGCCCGGTGGGATCGGCCTCCGCGCGGCGGTGCTGCCCGAGGTCGGGCAGCGGCTGCGCTGTCGCTTCGAGGTGCCGGGCGCGATCGACGCGTGCGAGGCGCAGGGCGAGGTCGTGTGGGCCGCCGACGCGGGGCGCTGGAGCGGGAGCTTCGGCGTGCGCTTCGACGGGCTCGATGCGCGCGCGGCCGAGGCGCTCGAGGCGATCGCGCCCGCGCCGGTCGAAGATCCCGGCACGCCCGAGGAGCTGCGCGCGCCGCGCGTCGTGAAGGTGCGCCTCGACGGCGTCGCGAGCGCGATCGAGGGCGAGATCGCGAGCGAGGACGGCGAGTCGATCTCGATCGAGCAGGCGATGCCGTTCCTGCAGATCGGGCGTGGCGCCGAGATCGACAGCGGCGCGGCGAAGGTGCGCGCGGTGCTGGAGCGGGTGCGGCTGCGCGTCGAGAACGGGACGCCGCGGCTGGTGCTCGAGCTCGCGGCCGAGAGCGCGCCGGTGGAAGACGAGCCCGCGAGCGCCGACGCGACGATCCAGGACGAGCCGCTCGAGTCGCTCGTCGCGCGAGCGAAGGTCGAGGAGGAGCCGCTCCCCGATGTGTCGATCGAGCGCGCGCCGATCGAGCGTCGTGAGGCGTCGAAGAAGATCGTGGCGCCGACGAAGGTGCGCCGCGAGCGCGAGGCGCCGCGCGTGATCGCGCGCGAGGAGATCGCGACGGCCGAGCCCGAGGCGGCCGACGAGGAAGCGCCGATCGTGATCAAGGCGCGCGCGTTCGCGGCGCAGGCGCGGCCGGCGCTCGCGAGCGGGTGGGCGAAGACGAAGTCGTTCTCGGCGCTCGTCGTCGCGCGCTCGGGCCCCTGGCTCGTGCGTGCGCGCGACGCGATCGTCGCGGCGTGGCGCACCCTCACCGCGCGGATCGCGCAGCGCGCGCCGCGGCTCGCGCCGATGCTCGGTCAGCCCGCGCGCCGTCGCACCACGTCGGCGCCGCCGGTCGCGACCGCGCCGCAGCCGGTGCGTCGTGCGCGCGGTGCGGCGCCGGTCGTCGAGACGCCGGTGAAGGGCCGCGCGCGCGGGATGGCGATCGGCGCGATCGCGATCGTCGCGGTGGGTCTCGCGGTGTACGGGCTCGCGTCGCGCCCCGAGGCGCCGAGCGACGAGATCGACGTGCATCGCCCGGTGGACGTGCCCGCCGCGCTGCCGGCGACGCCGACGCTCGCGGCGCCGGTGACGGTGCCCGAGACGTACGAGCCGATCGCGCCGCCCGAGCCGGCCGCGGCGGCGCCGACGCCGGGCTGGGATCGTGCGATGCCCGAGCCCGCGACCGCGGCGGGTCCGATCGCCGCGCCGAGCTATCCGTCGATCGACGATCGCCGCGAGGTCGTGGTGCCCGCCGAGGACGAGCCCGCGACCGCGACCACGACGACGACCGGGACGCGCAGCATGGAGTTCGGGGCGCCGAGCGTGGAGCGTGGCCGCACGACGGCGCTGCGCATGAGCGCGCCGGTGCAGTCGATCGAAGGGCTCGCCGACGCGGGCGGGTTCACGGTGACGGTGCACGGCGCGCTGTCGCTCGATCGCGCCGCGCCGCTCGCGGCGGCGAACTCCGCGATCGAGCGCGCGTCGATCATCAACCGCGGCGACCACTGCGTGCTGACGATCCGCTTCGTCACCGGGCGCACTCCGCCCTACCGCGTCGTCGCGAACGGCAGCGCGCTCGAGGTCACGTTCGGCCGCTGA
- a CDS encoding FHA domain-containing protein, protein MGVRLSVSPRERGTGLGQEDAVYEFDQDRILIGRGAGADVRLPHTSVSTRHATIELRAGRYVIVDHGATNGTRVQGGKLVPERAKPLRDGDRIEVGAFVLSWKEGVPVTSTANAERTSSLARRLLREVLGASTSTTARIVVINGAQEGVVLEIPPPPARLVIGRAETCDLVLFDADASREHVDLVVDLDGVIARDRGSKNGLVVNERALPEKRLVDRDELVIGATVLVYEDPTESALRAAEQAPDEAMPEPPPLEPIAVSETAPADDPEAPTGEPEVAPPPRRSTPTLPPVAPKMGTGEIVIYALAAIVLGVSIAGLVMLLRAG, encoded by the coding sequence ATGGGCGTGCGGCTTTCGGTGAGCCCGCGCGAGCGCGGGACGGGCCTCGGGCAGGAGGACGCGGTCTACGAGTTCGATCAGGATCGGATCCTGATCGGGCGCGGAGCGGGCGCGGACGTTCGCCTGCCGCACACGTCGGTCAGCACGCGGCACGCGACGATCGAGCTGCGCGCCGGGCGCTACGTGATCGTCGATCACGGCGCGACGAACGGCACGCGCGTGCAAGGCGGCAAGCTGGTGCCCGAGCGCGCGAAGCCGCTGCGCGACGGCGACCGCATCGAGGTCGGCGCGTTCGTGCTCTCGTGGAAGGAGGGCGTGCCGGTCACGTCGACGGCGAACGCGGAGCGCACGTCGTCGCTCGCGCGCCGTCTGCTGCGCGAGGTGCTCGGCGCGAGCACGTCGACGACCGCGCGCATCGTCGTGATCAACGGCGCGCAAGAGGGCGTGGTGCTCGAGATCCCGCCGCCGCCGGCGCGGCTGGTGATCGGGCGCGCCGAGACGTGCGACCTCGTGCTCTTCGACGCGGACGCGTCGCGCGAGCACGTCGATCTCGTCGTCGATCTCGACGGAGTGATCGCGCGCGATCGCGGCAGCAAGAACGGCCTGGTGGTCAACGAGCGCGCGCTCCCCGAGAAGCGGCTCGTCGATCGCGACGAGCTCGTGATCGGCGCGACGGTGCTGGTCTACGAGGACCCGACCGAGAGCGCGCTGCGCGCGGCCGAGCAGGCGCCCGACGAGGCGATGCCCGAGCCGCCGCCGCTCGAGCCGATCGCGGTGAGCGAGACCGCGCCCGCCGACGATCCCGAAGCGCCGACCGGTGAGCCCGAGGTCGCGCCCCCGCCGCGCAGGAGCACGCCGACGCTGCCGCCGGTCGCGCCGAAGATGGGCACCGGAGAGATCGTGATCTACGCGCTCGCGGCGATCGTGCTGGGCGTCAGCATCGCGGGGCTCGTGATGCTGCTGCGCGCCGGCTGA